Proteins co-encoded in one Acipenser ruthenus chromosome 3, fAciRut3.2 maternal haplotype, whole genome shotgun sequence genomic window:
- the bmi1a gene encoding polycomb complex protein BMI-1-A isoform X1 gives MHRTTRIKITELNPHLMCVLCGGYFIDASTIIECLHSFCKTCIVQYLETSKFCPICDDQVHKTKPLHNIRSDKTLQDIVYKLVPGLFKNEMKRRRDFYADHPLADATNGSNEDRGEVSDEDKRIITDDEIISLSIEFFDQNKDENQGVAQKEKMEVNKRYLRCPAAMTVMHLRKFLRSKMDIPSTFQIEVMYEEEPLKDYYTLMDIAYIYTWRRNGPLPLKYRVRQSCKKIKLNNPQDGLNSTGAELESDSGSDKTNSPAGVPSTSSSLPSPSTPVQSPHPHFLHISSTMNGTSTNPSTNRQPPFSKPARQTAINGSSASSG, from the exons ATGCATCGGACAACGAGAATAAAAATCACTGAGCTGAACCCGCATTTAATGTGTGTGCTCTGTGGTGGATACTTCATAGATGCATCAACCATAATAGAATGTCTGCACTCAT TTTGTAAAACCTGCATTGTCCAGTATTTGGAAACCAGCAAGTTCTGTCCTATTTGTGATGACCAGGTTCATAAAACTAAACCGCTTCATAATATTAG GTCCGATAAAACTCTCCAAGACATTGTGTACAAGTTGGTTCCTGGTCTTTTCAAAA ATGAAATGAAACGAAGGAGGGATTTCTATGCTGATCACCCTTTAGCTGATG CTACAAATGGATCTAATGAAGATAGAGGAGAAGTTTCAGATGAAGACAAAAGAATTATTACAGATGATGAAATCATAAGTTTGTCCATTGAGTTCTTTGATCAAAATAA GGATGAAAACCAAGGTGTTGCACAAAAAGAGAAAATGGAG GTGAATAAGAGGTATTTGCGATGTCCTGCAGCAATGACAGTGATGCATTTAAGAAAATTTCTGAGGAGTAAGATGGATATCCCAAGTACCTTTCAG ATTGAAGTCATGTATGAAGAGGAGCCATTAAAAGATTATTACACACTCATGGACATTGCCTACATTTATACATGGAGACGG AATGGACCACTCCCTTTAAAGTACAGGGTCCGTCAAAGCTGTAAAAAGATTAAGCTAAACAACCCGCAAGATGGATTAAACAGCACAGGTGCTGAACTGGAGAGTGACAGCGGCAGTGACAAGACCAATAGCCCAGCTGGAGTTCCATCCACCTCGTCGTCTTTGCCAAGCCCCAGCACCCCGGTCCAGTCTCCACATCCACACTTCCTTCACATCTCCAGCACCATGAATGGAACCTCCACCAACCCCAGCACCAATCGCCAGCCACCTTTTTCCAAACCAGCTCGACAAACAGCCATTAACGGATCTTCAGCATCTTCAGGGTGA
- the bmi1a gene encoding polycomb complex protein BMI-1-A isoform X2: MELSEYVQMGLRFLADSEQFSTKMFSIFLRISFQSLISPHCGATILEDPELRHVDPTLLKHCHVAATTSILEISKQNADKSTLSSFLEECKFDGERIDIFYSEYQKNQTKLENLLGRSSLPHTILQTLLMYFFSGLHVIYRIMHRTTRIKITELNPHLMCVLCGGYFIDASTIIECLHSFCKTCIVQYLETSKFCPICDDQVHKTKPLHNIRSDKTLQDIVYKLVPGLFKNEMKRRRDFYADHPLADATNGSNEDRGEVSDEDKRIITDDEIISLSIEFFDQNKDENQGVAQKEKMEVNKRYLRCPAAMTVMHLRKFLRSKMDIPSTFQIEVMYEEEPLKDYYTLMDIAYIYTWRRNGPLPLKYRVRQSCKKIKLNNPQDGLNSTGAELESDSGSDKTNSPAGVPSTSSSLPSPSTPVQSPHPHFLHISSTMNGTSTNPSTNRQPPFSKPARQTAINGSSASSG, from the exons ATGGAGCTGTCGGAGTATGTACAAATGGGGCTTCGGTTTTTGGCGGATTCAGAACAATTTAGCACAAAAATGTTCTCAATTTTTTTACGTATCTCCTTTCAAAGCCTTATATCTCCCCACTGTGGTGCCACAATCTTAG AGGACCCCGAGTTAAGACATGTTGACCCGACTTTGTTAAAACATTGCCATGTAGCTGCCACAACCTCAATATTGgagatttcaaaacaaaatgcagaCAAATCAACACTTAG CTCATTTCTTGAAGAATGTAAATTTGATGGGGAACGAATAGACATATTTTACAGTGAATACCAG aaaaacCAAACTAAATTGGAAAACTTGCTAGGAAG ATCTAGTTTACCCCACACAATTTTGCAGACCCTTCTG ATGTACTTTTTTTCAGGACTCCACGTTATATACAGGATAATGCATCGGACAACGAGAATAAAAATCACTGAGCTGAACCCGCATTTAATGTGTGTGCTCTGTGGTGGATACTTCATAGATGCATCAACCATAATAGAATGTCTGCACTCAT TTTGTAAAACCTGCATTGTCCAGTATTTGGAAACCAGCAAGTTCTGTCCTATTTGTGATGACCAGGTTCATAAAACTAAACCGCTTCATAATATTAG GTCCGATAAAACTCTCCAAGACATTGTGTACAAGTTGGTTCCTGGTCTTTTCAAAA ATGAAATGAAACGAAGGAGGGATTTCTATGCTGATCACCCTTTAGCTGATG CTACAAATGGATCTAATGAAGATAGAGGAGAAGTTTCAGATGAAGACAAAAGAATTATTACAGATGATGAAATCATAAGTTTGTCCATTGAGTTCTTTGATCAAAATAA GGATGAAAACCAAGGTGTTGCACAAAAAGAGAAAATGGAG GTGAATAAGAGGTATTTGCGATGTCCTGCAGCAATGACAGTGATGCATTTAAGAAAATTTCTGAGGAGTAAGATGGATATCCCAAGTACCTTTCAG ATTGAAGTCATGTATGAAGAGGAGCCATTAAAAGATTATTACACACTCATGGACATTGCCTACATTTATACATGGAGACGG AATGGACCACTCCCTTTAAAGTACAGGGTCCGTCAAAGCTGTAAAAAGATTAAGCTAAACAACCCGCAAGATGGATTAAACAGCACAGGTGCTGAACTGGAGAGTGACAGCGGCAGTGACAAGACCAATAGCCCAGCTGGAGTTCCATCCACCTCGTCGTCTTTGCCAAGCCCCAGCACCCCGGTCCAGTCTCCACATCCACACTTCCTTCACATCTCCAGCACCATGAATGGAACCTCCACCAACCCCAGCACCAATCGCCAGCCACCTTTTTCCAAACCAGCTCGACAAACAGCCATTAACGGATCTTCAGCATCTTCAGGGTGA